One Pseudomonas sp. FP1742 genomic window carries:
- the iolD gene encoding 3D-(3,5/4)-trihydroxycyclohexane-1,2-dione acylhydrolase (decyclizing) gives MTTTRLTMAQALVKFLDNQYIEVDGVQSKFVAGIFTIFGHGNVLGLGQALEQDSGDLIVHQGRNEQGMAHAAIGFAKQHLRRKIYACSSSVGPGAANMLTAAATATANRIPLLLLPGDVYACRQPDPVLQQIEQFHDLSISTNDAFKAVSKYWDRINRPEQLMTAAIHAMRVLTDPAETGAVTLALPQDVQAEAYDYPDYFLQKRVHRIERRPATEAMLGDAVALFKGKRKPLIICGGGVKYSGANAALQAFAERFDIPFAETQAGKSAVVSSHPLNVGGIGETGCLAANLLARDADLIIGVGTRYSDFTTASKSLFKHPDVQFLNLNISPCDALKLDGVQLLADAKTGLQALADVLGDYRSSWGDQPRQARAQLDEEVDRLYQVEYQTQDFVPEINDHLDPAVLREFIELTGSCLTQSRVLGVLNETLADDAVIVAAAGSLPGDLQRSWRSKGVNTYHVEYGYSCMGYEVNAALGVKLAEPEHEVYALVGDGSYMMLHSELATSIQERRKINVVLLDNMTFGCINNLQMEHGMDSFGTEFRFRNPETGKLDGAFVPVDFAMSAAAYGCKTYKVNTVEELRAALADARLQTVSTLIDIKVLPKTMIHKYLSWWRVGVAQVSTSARTDAVAKTLNERLAKARQY, from the coding sequence ATGACCACAACAAGACTGACCATGGCCCAGGCCCTGGTGAAATTCCTCGATAACCAGTACATCGAGGTCGATGGGGTTCAGAGCAAATTCGTCGCCGGGATCTTTACCATTTTTGGCCACGGCAATGTGTTGGGTCTGGGGCAAGCCCTGGAACAGGACAGCGGTGATCTGATCGTCCATCAGGGCCGCAACGAACAAGGCATGGCCCACGCCGCCATCGGTTTCGCCAAGCAACACCTGCGGCGCAAGATCTACGCCTGTTCTTCATCGGTGGGCCCGGGTGCGGCGAACATGCTGACCGCTGCCGCGACGGCCACCGCCAACCGTATTCCCTTGCTGCTGTTGCCCGGCGACGTTTATGCGTGCCGCCAACCAGACCCGGTGTTGCAACAGATCGAGCAGTTCCACGACCTGAGCATCAGCACCAACGATGCGTTCAAGGCCGTGAGCAAATACTGGGACCGGATCAACCGTCCCGAGCAACTGATGACCGCGGCGATCCACGCCATGCGCGTGCTCACCGACCCCGCCGAAACCGGCGCCGTCACCCTGGCCCTGCCGCAAGACGTGCAGGCCGAGGCGTACGACTATCCCGATTACTTCCTGCAAAAACGCGTGCACCGCATCGAGCGCCGTCCGGCCACCGAAGCGATGCTTGGCGATGCCGTGGCGCTGTTCAAAGGCAAGCGCAAACCGCTGATCATCTGCGGCGGTGGGGTCAAGTATTCCGGTGCCAATGCAGCGTTGCAGGCCTTTGCCGAGCGCTTCGATATTCCTTTCGCCGAAACCCAGGCCGGCAAGAGCGCGGTGGTGTCCAGCCATCCACTGAACGTCGGCGGAATCGGCGAAACCGGTTGCCTGGCGGCGAACCTGTTGGCCAGGGACGCTGACTTGATCATCGGCGTCGGCACCCGCTACAGCGATTTCACCACCGCGTCGAAATCCTTGTTCAAACACCCGGACGTGCAATTTCTCAACCTCAATATCAGCCCTTGCGATGCGCTGAAACTCGATGGCGTGCAACTGTTGGCGGACGCCAAAACCGGTTTGCAAGCGTTGGCCGATGTGTTGGGTGATTACCGTTCCAGTTGGGGCGATCAACCCCGGCAAGCCAGGGCGCAGCTGGACGAGGAAGTCGACCGCCTCTATCAGGTCGAGTACCAGACTCAGGACTTCGTGCCGGAAATCAACGACCATCTGGACCCGGCGGTATTGCGCGAATTCATCGAGCTGACCGGTTCCTGCCTGACCCAGAGCCGGGTGCTCGGTGTGCTCAATGAAACCCTGGCCGATGATGCGGTGATCGTCGCCGCCGCCGGCAGCCTACCCGGCGACTTGCAGCGCAGCTGGCGCAGCAAGGGCGTGAACACCTACCACGTCGAATACGGTTATTCGTGCATGGGTTATGAGGTGAATGCCGCATTGGGCGTGAAGCTCGCCGAGCCTGAGCACGAGGTCTATGCGCTGGTGGGCGACGGCTCCTACATGATGCTGCACTCGGAGCTGGCAACCTCGATCCAGGAGCGCCGCAAGATCAACGTGGTGCTGCTGGACAACATGACCTTCGGCTGCATCAACAACCTGCAAATGGAACACGGCATGGACAGCTTCGGCACCGAGTTCCGCTTCCGCAATCCTGAAACCGGCAAGCTCGATGGCGCCTTCGTGCCGGTGGATTTCGCCATGAGCGCGGCGGCTTACGGCTGCAAGACTTACAAGGTGAACACGGTTGAAGAGCTGCGAGCCGCGTTGGCGGATGCACGGTTGCAGACGGTGTCGACGCTGATCGACATCAAGGTCCTGCCCAAAACCATGATTCACAAATACCTGTCGTGGTGGCGGGTCGGCGTGGCGCAAGTCTCCACCAGCGCGCGCACTGACGCAGTGGCCAAGACCCTCAACGAACGATTGGCCAAGGCCCGTCAATACTGA
- a CDS encoding TIM barrel protein, protein MSKPLRFALNRMVAPRLSLPAFIELAVTLKADAIEIRNDLKGVEIEDGTAPENVRELCAAKGITVLSINALYPFDVWNDERRAHALRLAAYARDCGARGLVMCPLNDRADPRTEAQRASGLRTALSELAPILRDHGILGFIEPLGFEECSLRRKRTAVDAIKAIGGLDVFRLVHDTFHHHLANEHEFFPELTGLVHISGVEDAEAPLATIRDGHRVLVGEGDILGNAAQIDTLLSSGYSGYLSFEPFADSVHGLADIQTAIGASMDHLQKSLA, encoded by the coding sequence ATGAGCAAACCCCTGCGTTTCGCCTTGAACCGTATGGTCGCCCCACGTTTGTCCCTGCCGGCGTTCATCGAGTTGGCGGTGACCCTCAAGGCCGATGCCATCGAGATTCGCAATGACCTCAAAGGCGTCGAGATCGAGGACGGTACCGCACCCGAAAACGTCCGTGAGCTGTGCGCGGCCAAAGGCATCACGGTGCTGTCGATCAACGCGCTGTATCCATTCGATGTCTGGAATGACGAGCGCCGCGCACACGCCCTGAGGCTTGCCGCTTATGCCCGTGATTGTGGCGCACGGGGCTTGGTGATGTGCCCATTGAACGACCGCGCCGATCCACGAACCGAAGCGCAGCGTGCGTCCGGCCTGCGCACGGCGTTGAGTGAACTGGCGCCGATCCTGCGCGATCACGGCATTCTCGGCTTCATCGAACCGCTGGGTTTCGAAGAGTGTTCGCTGCGGCGCAAACGCACGGCGGTTGATGCGATCAAGGCCATCGGTGGGCTGGATGTGTTCCGTCTGGTGCATGACACCTTTCACCATCACCTGGCCAACGAACATGAGTTTTTCCCCGAGCTGACCGGGCTGGTGCACATCTCCGGCGTCGAAGATGCCGAGGCACCGCTGGCGACCATTCGTGACGGCCATCGGGTGCTGGTGGGCGAGGGCGACATCCTCGGTAATGCGGCGCAGATCGACACCTTGCTCAGTAGCGGCTACAGCGGTTACCTGTCGTTCGAACCGTTTGCCGACAGCGTCCATGGCCTGGCGGATATCCAGACGGCGATCGGCGCGAGCATGGATCACCTGCAAAAGTCCCTGGCCTGA
- a CDS encoding CoA-acylating methylmalonate-semialdehyde dehydrogenase has product MSDAPVIGHYIDGQVQDSGSERFSNVFNPATGSVQARVGLASQKTVDEAVASAMKAFPAWSEQSSLRRSRVMFKFKELLDRHHNELAEIISREHGKVFSDAKGEVTRGIEIVEYACGAPNLLKTDFSDNIGGGIDNWNLRQPLGVCAGVTPFNFPVMVPLWMIPLALVTGNCFILKPSERDPSASLLMARLLTEAGLPDGVFNVVQGDKAAVDALLQHPDIEAISFVGSTPIAEYIHQQATSRGKRVQALGGAKNHMIVMPDADLDQAADALIGAAYGSAGERCMAISIAVAVGDVGDQLIAKLLPRIDQLKVGNGMQGDSDMGPLVTAEHKAKVEGFIGEGVAQGAQLIVDGRNFKVPGAENGFFVGATLFDKVTTEMSIYQQEIFGPVLGIVRVPDFASAVALINAHEFGNGVSCFTSDGGIARSFARSIKVGMVGINVPIPVPMAWHSFGGWKRSLFGDHHAYGEEGIRFYSRYKSVMQRWPDSIAKGPEFSMPTAK; this is encoded by the coding sequence ATGAGCGACGCCCCGGTCATAGGCCATTACATCGACGGTCAGGTGCAGGACAGCGGCAGCGAGCGGTTCAGCAATGTCTTCAATCCGGCCACCGGCAGCGTTCAGGCGCGGGTCGGGCTGGCCAGCCAGAAGACCGTGGATGAGGCCGTCGCTTCGGCCATGAAGGCGTTCCCGGCCTGGTCCGAGCAATCTTCCCTGCGCCGTTCGCGGGTGATGTTCAAGTTCAAGGAATTGCTCGACCGCCATCACAACGAACTGGCCGAAATCATCAGCCGCGAACACGGCAAGGTGTTCTCCGACGCCAAGGGCGAAGTGACCCGTGGTATCGAAATCGTCGAATACGCCTGCGGTGCGCCGAACCTGCTGAAAACCGATTTCAGCGACAACATCGGCGGTGGCATCGACAACTGGAACCTGCGCCAGCCATTGGGCGTCTGCGCGGGCGTTACGCCGTTCAACTTCCCGGTGATGGTGCCGCTGTGGATGATCCCGCTGGCGCTGGTCACCGGTAACTGCTTCATTCTCAAACCGTCCGAGCGTGATCCTTCCGCCAGTTTGCTGATGGCCCGCTTACTCACCGAAGCCGGCTTGCCGGACGGTGTGTTCAACGTGGTCCAGGGCGACAAGGCGGCAGTCGACGCCTTGCTGCAACACCCGGACATCGAGGCGATTTCCTTTGTCGGCTCGACGCCGATTGCCGAGTACATCCACCAGCAAGCGACCTCGCGCGGCAAACGCGTACAGGCGCTGGGCGGGGCGAAGAACCACATGATCGTCATGCCCGATGCCGATCTGGACCAGGCGGCGGATGCGCTGATCGGCGCGGCGTACGGCTCGGCCGGTGAGCGCTGCATGGCGATTTCGATTGCCGTGGCGGTCGGTGACGTTGGCGACCAATTGATTGCCAAACTGCTGCCACGCATCGATCAACTGAAAGTCGGCAATGGCATGCAAGGCGACAGCGACATGGGGCCGCTGGTGACCGCCGAGCACAAGGCCAAGGTCGAGGGTTTTATCGGCGAGGGCGTGGCCCAGGGCGCGCAGCTGATTGTCGACGGGCGCAACTTCAAGGTGCCAGGCGCCGAGAACGGTTTCTTCGTTGGCGCGACGCTGTTCGACAAGGTCACGACCGAGATGAGCATCTACCAGCAAGAGATCTTCGGCCCGGTGCTGGGCATTGTGCGCGTGCCGGATTTCGCCAGCGCCGTGGCGCTGATCAACGCCCATGAATTCGGCAACGGCGTATCGTGTTTCACCAGCGACGGCGGCATCGCCCGCTCGTTTGCCCGCAGCATCAAGGTCGGCATGGTCGGCATCAACGTACCGATTCCGGTGCCCATGGCCTGGCACTCGTTCGGCGGCTGGAAGCGCTCGCTGTTCGGTGATCACCATGCTTATGGCGAAGAAGGCATTCGCTTCTACAGCCGCTACAAAAGCGTGATGCAGCGTTGGCCCGACAGCATCGCCAAGGGCCCTGAATTCAGCATGCCGACAGCCAAATAA
- the iolB gene encoding 5-deoxy-glucuronate isomerase, which translates to MSLLVKSNARGRTMVELGQGELEYVGFAAYRLSLGETLPVSAGDKELCLVLLSGRVGIKGEAPGQGAFDWDNIGDRQSVFEDKSPFAAYLPPGSQAQVVALSDVQIAVCAAPGSTAENLGPRLIKPDSMKRSVRGKGANTRYVCDILPDTEPAHSLLVVEVRTPSGHSSSYPPHKHDTDDLPHQSFLEETYYHQINPPQGFVFQRVYTDDRSIDQAMAVENSDLVVVPKGYHPVSVPYGYESYYLNVMAGPKRVWQFHNDPQHSWLLDL; encoded by the coding sequence ATGAGCCTGCTGGTCAAAAGCAATGCCCGTGGCCGGACCATGGTCGAGCTGGGGCAGGGTGAGCTGGAATACGTCGGCTTTGCCGCTTACCGCCTGAGCCTCGGCGAAACCCTGCCGGTCAGCGCGGGTGACAAGGAATTGTGCCTGGTGCTGCTCAGCGGTCGGGTCGGGATCAAGGGTGAGGCGCCGGGGCAGGGCGCGTTCGACTGGGACAACATCGGCGATCGCCAGTCGGTGTTCGAAGACAAATCACCGTTCGCGGCCTATTTGCCACCCGGCAGCCAGGCCCAGGTGGTGGCGTTGAGCGACGTGCAAATCGCCGTGTGCGCGGCCCCCGGTTCCACCGCCGAAAACCTCGGCCCACGGTTGATCAAACCCGACAGCATGAAACGCAGCGTGCGCGGCAAGGGGGCCAACACCCGTTATGTCTGCGACATCCTGCCGGACACCGAACCGGCCCATTCGCTGCTGGTGGTGGAAGTGCGTACGCCGTCCGGGCATTCATCGAGCTACCCGCCACACAAGCACGACACCGACGATCTGCCGCACCAGAGCTTTCTCGAAGAAACCTATTACCACCAGATCAACCCGCCCCAGGGCTTCGTGTTCCAGCGGGTCTACACCGACGATCGCAGTATCGATCAGGCCATGGCCGTGGAAAACAGTGACCTGGTGGTGGTGCCCAAGGGTTATCACCCGGTCAGCGTGCCCTACGGCTATGAGTCGTATTACCTGAACGTGATGGCCGGCCCGAAACGCGTCTGGCAGTTCCATAACGATCCGCAGCACAGCTGGCTACTGGATCTCTAA
- the iolE gene encoding myo-inosose-2 dehydratase yields the protein MPAIRIGINPISWSNDDLPSLGGETPLSTALSEGKDIGYEGFELNGKFPKDAKGVGDVLRPYDLALVSGWYSSRLARRSVAEEIDAIGSHVELLAKNGATVLVYGEVADSIQGQRIPLVERPRFHTEQAWQEYADKLTELARFTLSQGVRLAYHHHMGAYVESPADIDKLMALTGSEVGLLFDSGHCYMGGGEPLQVLRKHIERVCHVHFKDVRKPVVQLARNNLWSFPDCIINGTFTVPGDGDIDFGALLDVLLGADYHGWLVVEAEQDPAVAPSYVYAKKGYDTLRALLDERTAQ from the coding sequence ATGCCCGCTATCCGAATTGGCATCAACCCGATCTCCTGGAGCAACGACGACCTGCCGTCCCTCGGTGGCGAGACGCCGTTGAGCACCGCCCTCAGTGAAGGCAAGGACATTGGCTACGAAGGCTTCGAACTCAACGGCAAGTTCCCCAAGGATGCCAAGGGCGTCGGCGATGTGCTGCGCCCCTATGACCTGGCGTTGGTGTCTGGCTGGTATTCCAGTCGTCTGGCCCGCCGCTCGGTGGCCGAGGAAATCGACGCCATTGGCAGCCATGTCGAGCTGCTGGCGAAGAACGGCGCCACGGTGCTGGTCTATGGCGAAGTCGCCGACTCCATTCAAGGCCAGCGCATTCCACTGGTCGAGCGCCCGCGTTTCCACACCGAGCAGGCCTGGCAAGAATACGCCGACAAACTCACCGAACTGGCGCGTTTCACCCTGTCCCAGGGCGTGCGTCTGGCCTATCACCATCACATGGGCGCCTACGTCGAATCTCCGGCGGATATCGACAAATTGATGGCGCTGACCGGCAGCGAAGTCGGCCTGCTGTTCGATTCGGGCCACTGCTATATGGGGGGCGGCGAACCGTTGCAGGTGCTGCGCAAACACATCGAGCGAGTCTGCCACGTGCATTTCAAGGATGTGCGCAAACCGGTGGTGCAACTGGCGCGCAATAACCTGTGGAGCTTCCCCGATTGCATCATCAACGGCACGTTCACCGTGCCCGGCGATGGCGACATCGACTTCGGTGCCTTGCTCGACGTATTGCTGGGCGCCGATTACCACGGCTGGCTGGTGGTGGAAGCCGAGCAGGATCCGGCGGTGGCACCGAGTTACGTCTACGCCAAAAAAGGCTACGACACCCTGCGTGCCTTACTCGACGAGAGGACCGCGCAATGA